From the Thermococcus sp. 18S1 genome, one window contains:
- a CDS encoding HAD family hydrolase: MLKGLIFDVDETLVYYEGYNHREWYERWVMPALREHGIELDYETYRKTVTGELPRSYVERFGIDHVEFWRIVDGVNLQYRRWMAERGKIRPFSDVDALKELKSMGLRLAAVSNASQECTEFVLNLFGLRKYFEVVYGKDYSNLDGVKPNPYLVEKALNALGLRPGEALMIGDSHHDVLAGKRAGMKVVNVTRFGKIEGADYYVESLWELVELVRKML, encoded by the coding sequence ATGCTCAAAGGATTGATATTCGACGTTGATGAAACCCTGGTTTACTATGAGGGTTACAATCACAGGGAATGGTATGAGAGGTGGGTTATGCCGGCCCTTCGGGAGCACGGCATCGAGCTGGACTACGAGACCTACAGAAAGACGGTGACCGGCGAGCTTCCGAGGAGCTACGTCGAGCGCTTTGGCATAGACCACGTGGAGTTCTGGAGAATCGTTGACGGTGTGAACCTCCAGTACCGCCGGTGGATGGCCGAGCGGGGAAAGATACGGCCCTTCTCAGACGTTGATGCCCTTAAAGAGCTGAAATCGATGGGCCTGAGGCTCGCTGCAGTAAGCAACGCCTCCCAGGAGTGCACGGAGTTCGTTTTGAACCTCTTCGGTTTGAGGAAGTACTTCGAGGTTGTTTACGGGAAGGACTATTCAAATCTGGACGGCGTCAAGCCAAACCCCTACCTCGTTGAAAAAGCCCTTAACGCACTGGGTCTGAGGCCGGGGGAAGCGCTGATGATAGGCGACAGCCACCACGACGTGCTGGCCGGAAAGCGCGCCGGTATGAAGGTGGTTAACGTTACACGCTTCGGGAAAATCGAGGGCGCCGACTATTACGTGGAGAGCCTCTGGGAGCTTGTGGAACTGGTAAGAAAAATGCTGTAG